A portion of the Lolium rigidum isolate FL_2022 chromosome 1, APGP_CSIRO_Lrig_0.1, whole genome shotgun sequence genome contains these proteins:
- the LOC124694941 gene encoding 26S proteasome regulatory subunit 8 homolog A-like, with amino-acid sequence MAAVAMDIAKPAAVPESAEDPAKGRAAGGGEGLRQYYLQHIHDLQLQIRHKTHNLNRLEAQRNDLNSRVRMLREELQLLQEPGSYVGEVVKVMGKSKVLVKVHPEGKYVVDLDKSIDINKITPSTRVALRNDSYMLHLILPSKVDPLVNLMKVEKVPDSTYDMIGGLDQQIKEIKEVIELPIKHPELFESLGIAQPKGVLLYGPPGTGKTLLARAVAHHTDCTFIRVSGSELVQKYIGEGSRMVRELFVMAREHAPSIIFMDEIDSIGSARMESGTGNGDSEVQRTMLELLNQLDGFEASNKIKVLMATNRIDILDQALLRPGRIDRKIEFPNPNADSRGDILKIHSRKMNLMRGIDLKKIAEKMNGASGAELKAVCTEAGMFALRERRVHVTQEDFEMAVAKVMKKDTEKNMSLRKLWK; translated from the exons atggcggcggtggcgatggaCATCGCGAAGCCCGCGGCGGTCCCGGAGAGCGCCGAGGACCCGGCCAAGGggcgggcggccggcggcggggagggcCTGCGCCAGTACTACCTGCAGCACATCCACGACCTGCAGCTCCAGATCCGCCACAAGACCCACAACCTCAACCGCCTCGAGGCCCAGCGCAACGACCTCAACTCCCGAG TCAGAATGCTCCGGGAAGAGTTGCAGCTGCTGCAAGAGCCAGGCTCGTATGTTGGGGAGGTTGTGAAGGTTATGGGCAAGTCAAAGGTTCTGGTGAAGGTGCACCCAGaaggcaaatatgttgtagatcttgATAAGAGCATCGATATCAACAAGATTACTCCTTCAACAAGAGTTGCTCTTCGGAACGACAGCTATATGCTTCACCTTATCCTGCCCAGCAAAGTCGACCCACTGGTTAATCTTATGAAGGTGGAGAAGGTTCCTGACTCTACCTATGATATGATTGGTGGTCTTGACCAGCAGATCAAAGAGATCAAGGAG GTGATTGAGCTTCCCATTAAGCATCCTGAGCTGTTTGAGAGTCTCGGAATCGCCCAACCAAAG GGTGTCCTTCTTTATGGGCCTCCAGGTACAGGAAAAACATTACTTGCTCGTGCAGTTGCTCATCACACCGACTGCACCTTCATCAGGGTGTCAGGTTCAGAGTTGGTTCAGAAGTATATTGGAGAGGGTTCCCGGATGGTTCGTGAGCTCTTTGTGATGGCTAG GGAGCATGCACCATCCATTATATTTATGGACGAAATCGACTCCATTGGTTCTGCTAGAATGGAGTCGGGAACCGGCAACGGTGATAGTGAGGTCCAGCGCACTATGCTTGAGCTTCTAAACCAGCTTGATGGTTTTGAAGCATCGAACAAAATTAAGGTTCTTATGGCAACAAATAGGATAGACATCTTGGATCAAGCACTCCTGAGGCCTGGTCGTATTGACAGGAAGATCGAGTTTCCAAATCCTAACGCAGAT TCCCGTGGTGATATTTTGAAGATTCATTCAAGAAAAATGAATTTGATGCGTGGCATTGATCTGAAAAAGATTGCTGAGAAGATGAATGGAGCTTCAGGAGCAGAGCTAAAG GCGGTCTGCACAGAAGCTGGAATGTTTGCCCTCCGTGAGAGAAGGGTGCATGtcacccaggaggatttcgagatGGCAGTGGCAAAGGTGATGAAGAAGGATACGGAGAAGAACATGTCACTGCGGAAGCTATGGAAGTGA